Proteins from a single region of Symphalangus syndactylus isolate Jambi chromosome 12, NHGRI_mSymSyn1-v2.1_pri, whole genome shotgun sequence:
- the SLAMF8 gene encoding SLAM family member 8 isoform X1 — MVMRPLWSLLLWEALLPIAVTGAQVLSKVGGSVLLVAGCPPGFQVREAIWRSLWPSEELLATFFRGSLETLYHSRFLGRAQLHSNLSLELGPLESGDSGNFSVLMVDTRGHPWTQTLQLKVYDAVPRPVVQVFIAVGGDAQPSKTCQVFLSCWAPNISEITYSWRRETTMDFGMEPNSLFTDGQVLSVSLGPGDRDVAYSCIVSNPVSWDLATVTPWDSCHYKAAPGKASYKDVLLVVVPVSLLLMLVTLFSAWHCGPCSGKKKKDVRADRVGPETENPLVQDLP; from the exons ATGGTCATGAGGCCCCTGTGGAGTCTGCTTCTCTGGGAAG CCCTACTTCCCATTGCAGTTACTGGTGCCCAAGTGCTGAGCAAAGTCGGGGGCTCAGTGCTGCTGGTGGCAGGATGTCCCCCTGGCTTCCAAGTCCGTGAGGCTATCTGGCGATCTCTCTGGCCTTCGGAAGAGCTCCTGGCCACGTTTTTCCGAGGCTCCCTGGAGACTCTGTACCACTCCCGCTTCCTGGGCCGAGCCCAGCTACACAGCAACCTCAGCCTGGAGCTCGGGCCACTGGAGTCTGGAGACAGCGGCAACTTCTCCGTGTTGATGGTGGACACAAGGGGCCACCCCTGGACCCAGACCCTTCAGCTCAAGGTGTACG ATGCAGTGCCCAGGCCCGTGGTACAAGTGTTCATTGCTGTAGGAGGGGATGCTCAGCCCTCCAAGACCTGCCAGGTTTTCTTGTCCTGTTGGGCTCCCAACATCAGCGAAATAACCTATAGCTGGCGACGAGAGACAACCATGGACTTTGGTATGGAACCGAACAGCCTCTTCACAGATGGACAGGTGCTGAGCGTTTCCCTGGGACCAGGAGACAGAGATGTGGCCTATTCCTGCATTGTCTCCAACCCTGTCAGCTGGGACTTGGCCACAGTCACGCCCTGGGACAGCTGTCATTATAAGGCAG CACCAGGGAAGGCCTCCTACAAAGATgtgctgctggtggtggtgcctgtctcGCTGCTCCTGATGCTGGTTACTCTCTTCTCTGCCTGGCACTGCGGCCCCTGCTCAG